GACGGTTTCCCGACCATCGGCCAGCCTATCGGCAAACTTGAATCCAAGCTGGATCGCCTGGAATCTAAGCTCGATCAGACAGGAAATCAAAACATTATTGAGGTCTTAAGGAAGATCGAGGCTAAGCTTGACAAGCTGGAAGCCAAGGTTGACAGGCTGGAGGCCAAGTTCGATCAAGGACAGTCAGGCGCCATCCAACCAGGTGGAACAGGCACGGTAGCTCCACGCCTAAGATGAGACAAAGTTAAGAACCTCATTAGGCGCCATCCAACCACCACGTGGAACAGGAACGGTAGCTCCACTCCGGTAGAACTAATCTCTGGGGTAGGGCGGCCTGGCGTCCTGTCCCAAAGCTGAAGGCTGAAGGCTGAAGGCTGAACAACAGCCTTCAGCCTAACAGCCTTCAGCCTAAACAGCTTCTCCGTGTCTCTGTATCTCTGTGCTGAACGATTACAAAGGGATTAACATTATGGTCTGAAAATGACTAACAATATATTAGAGGAGGGATGATTATGTCAACCGCTACAGCTATTGATTTGAAAGAAGATATATGGACATACGAAGATTATTTACATCTTCCTAATGATGGTAAAACATATCAAGTCATTGGAGGTGAATTGTTTATGGCACCAGCTCCCTTAGTCTATCATCAAACATTATCAAGGAATTTAGCGTTTATTATCTGGAATTTCGTTAAAAAGCACGATTTAGGGGAGGTTTTTTTTGCCCCAGTAGATATAATCTTTAGCCAAATAAATGTTACTCAACCTGATATAATCTACATTGCCAAAGAAAGATTAGGAATAAAAAAAGAGAAGGGGATTTTTGGTGCTCCTGACTGGATTATTGAGATTCTTTCGCCATCTACCTCAAATTTAGATTTAAGGATGAAGAAGCAACTTTATCAGAGCTTTGGGGTTAGAGAATATTGGATAGTTGACTCATCAGAAAAAAAGCTACAGGTTTATTTTTTAAAAGGTGGTAGTTACACTGTAAAAGAGGTGTATTTTCAGACAGATGTAGTTGAAGTAAAAACAATAAAAGGCCTGAAGATTAATCTGGCAGAGGTTTTTTAAAGGTTAACCAGCAACAATATCAGATTAAGATTAAGGAGGGAGATATGATATCTAGGCTATTCAGGATGTTTCAGTTGATGGGTTGTCTGGGAGTGGTGATTCTTTTGGGAGCTGGTTGTGCGAAAGAAGAAAAAAGGGTCAAGGACCTGGTGAAGCAGCTTCAGGGTGATTATGCGGGCCGGTCTGCGGCCAGAGAAGAGTTAATTAAGATTGGATCGCCGGCCGTGTCGGCCCTGATAAAGGCCTGCGCCAGTGAGGACGGCAACCTGCGTTGGGAGGCAGTCAATACCCTGGGCTATATCAAGGACCCGCAGGCTATCCCGGCTGTCCTGAAGGTGGTTTTAGGAGACGACGATGTCCATGCCAGATGGCGAGCTATCTGGGCTATTGGGGCCATTGACGACGGCAGCGTCGTGCCTCAACTGATCAAGTCCTTAAAAAGCAGAGATGACAAAATTGTCTGGAATGCGGCGGTGGCCCTATCTGCCTTTGATCGCCCCGAAGGGGCAAGTATCCTAATGGGAGGACTCCAGGCTAAAGATGACTGGACACGATGGGAGGCGGTCAATGCCCTCGGCCGGGCTTACAATGAAAAAACAGTGGCGGTCCTTTCGGCCATGATGAATAAAGTCGACAAAAACCTCCGGCAGGAGATCGTCCTTTCGCTGGGTAAGATCGGAGATACTCAGGCGCTATCCACTTTGATTTCAGCCATTTCTGACACTGAGCCGGATGTCAGGTGGCGGGCGGCTATGGCCCTGGGCCAGATAGGGGACGCCTCGGCTGTGCCGGCCTTGAAGGCTCGTCTCAAAATAGAAGATAACGACCTGGTTAAGGAAAACATCACCGAGACCTTAGCTAAGCTGGAGAAGCCTGTCTCATAGAGTTTAAGTAACGGCAAGAAGGGGGTGAGGCCTATGATAACCTAAACCATTCTCTTTGCCTACAGGTGGGAGAGAGATGGGGTTGTTCTACTTCAACAGCCTGATAAATTCAGAAGGAGGTGTTGTCGTTATGGCAACCATCAAAAGAGTTATTTCCATCATTAGTGTTTTCAGCATCCTGTTAATAGCTGGATCCGTCTTGGCTGGGGTTGGTGGACCAGAACCCACCAGTCCTAAAGCAGGAGGGCCTGGCGGACCTCCTGTTCCTATTCAAAACTGGACATCAGTTCTTAAATCACATGCTGACTGGCTCAAAAACAAACCGGAAGGATCGGGGGACTACAGCATCAACATAGCTCTGGTCTACAACAATCAGGACGGCGAGGCCGGTTATGCTGAGGGTGGGCTTCGTTTAGTGACGGTCACTCAGGGTAAGCCGCCCCATCAGGCTCTATTGGGCACTTTCCTTCAGGGCGAGGTGACCCTTTATAAGAACACTGAGCGATGGGGTGAGTTTGATCCGGAGGATCCGGAAGCGATCGATCCTGGGGTGGGGGGGAAGTACCCCTTCGATCCAAACCAAACGGAGCAGGTTGAGGTAAAGATCGACGTCAAGACAGGTCAAGTTGACATCGGCGCCTCAACCATCACCAAACCGGAATACTCCAAGGGGGTCGCCTTCGGCTTCGAGAAAAAACTATCAAAGCCCAAGTATTATGTCATAAGTCTGAACAGGCAATTTGTGCCGCCTTTAAGGTAGAGTTGCCTATTGCCTATTGGCTCTTTAACCCAAAGGGACCAAAGGGACTAAAGGGACCAAAGGGACTAAAGGGACTAAAGGGACCAAAGGGACTATTGGCTATTGCCTATTGTCCATTGTCTGAACAGGCAATTTGAGCCGCCTGTAAAGTAGAATTGCCTATTGCCTATTGGCTCTTTAACCCAAAGGGACCAAAGGGACTAAAGGGACTAAAGGGACTAAAGGGACTAAAGGGACCAAAGGGACTATTGGCTATTGCCTATTGTCCATTGTCTGAACAGGCAATTTGAGCCGCCTGTAAAGTAGAATTGCCTATTGCCTATCGCTATTGGCTATTGGCTATTGGCTAACCCAGACACCAGGAGTTTGACAGACTCCTGGTGTCTAACCCTCTGTTTACTCTAAGCCAGAAAAAACCGAGATATCTGATGCCGAAATAGAAAATCTCCTCGTAATCGTTCACCACAGAGACACTGAGACACGGAGAATGATTTTAGATTTTTCTCAGTGTCTCTGTGTCTCCGTGGTGAGGTGAACGATTACAAAATCTCCTCCAGGAAATGGAAAGATACCGGGACTTAATGACATGATCCTCATCCGTATTATCGTAATGCTGGTGGCTGTTTTGGCGGCCGCCTCGGTTATTAAGGCTCAGGAAGAAGAGGGCTTTCGCCTGGGGAATCTACCTGAATATGTCACCCTCTCAGGAACAAAGCGTGTCAGCACTTCTTATACCCAACTTAAAGGCCAGACAAGGGCCCTGACACCAGAGGGAGTCAATATTAACCAGAGCTTGAATCTACTCCTGGAAGGCCGGGTGAATGACCGGGTAGGCGCCCATCTGAGGTATGATGACTCTCAAGAAATGGCCTTGGAGATGCGTCTGGACTATCATCAGGGTCCGCTTGAGGCCTCCTTTGGTGATATTGAGCTTTCCCTGAGTGAAACCGAATTTACCCAGGTCAATAAGAGCCTCTTTGGCCTCTCCGCCACCTCAGAATTTGGGCCGGTCAGGACCACTCTCTTTGGCGCCCGAACAAAGGGTGTCTCCCGAACAAGGGTCTTTCGGGGGACTGCTATCCAGGGAGAGATAAGCTTTTATGCCTCCGATTACCAACAAAGAACCTACTATCAACTACCTCATCAGCCGGTGATCCTTGACAGCGAAACAGTTATCTTTAGTAACTTACCAGGAGGAGAGCAGAAGCAAGAAAAGGGCATAGATTATGAGCTTGACTATACCGAAGGGATATTGAACTTAACTGAGCCACTGGAGACGAACACTACCCTTAAAATATCCTATCAGCATAATCAGGGGACCGTGGAAGGGTTGGTCATCGCTGACCCTTCCGGGAGCGTGGATTACGAGATAAAGGGCAAATATTACTGGTTAGGCCAGCGAAACCTGATAGAAGGGAGTGAATCAGTCTGGGTAGATGGGGAGGCTCAAACAAGAGGCGTTGATTATACCCTGGACTACCAGGCTGGAGTTATTGCCTTTACGGTTCCCTTTGATCCCCCAGCCGCCTCTATTGAAGTTGCTTATGAATATCGTTTCAAGGCGTACTACTTAGATTCCCCGGTGGTCTTTGGGAGTGAAAGGGTGCGGGTAGACGGAAGAAGCCTGAGCCGGGGTGGAGACTACGCCATTAATTACCAGACCGGTTTACTTACCTTTTTTGACCGGGCTGAGTCCATTTTTGAGGATTCGGTGATCATCGTTGATTATCAATTTGAGGAAGAAGGGGCCTACGGACAGGATGCGGCTGGAATAAGGGGAAAGTATCAGGCCTTTGACTGGTTTGGACTGGGAGCGACTTACCTCTATCAGGCTGACCGTCGAGTATCGGTGGCGCCCAGCCTCACCTTTTCTCCGGGCAGTCTTCAGGTTTTCGGCTTTGACGCCAACCTGACTCTGGGAGAACATCTTAACCTTGAAGGAGAATTGGCCGGCAGTAAAGAAGGGTTCAAATATGACTCCCTCCTCTTGATAGATGATTTTGAAGGGGAAGAGGTTATTTATGACGGGGAGAGCAGACCTAACGGCCGCTGGAGGGGCATTGAATCTGAAACCGAGCTTCAACTTCGATTGGCTACCCGGGAACAGCAGCCGGATAAGGTCCAACATCCAGGAGAAGCCGGTAATTTTCAGACCCTGGAATTAACCTATCTGTCTGGAGAGTCAAGTATTGAACAGGTCTTTGACTTACCTCTTGACCTTTCTCCTTATTCATCTCTCGCTACTTGGGTCTATGGTGATGAAAGCGGCTCCCTCTTAAAGATCGACCTGGCCTCAGGCAGCCAACACCTGTTTTCCTTTAGCGAAATTATCGACTGGTCTGGCTGGAGAAAAGCCAAGTTTTCTTTGGATTCACCGGCCACGACTACAGGGAATCCTGATCTGGCCAGGATCAATCGCATCCGAATTACCTTAGAGGGGAATCAGGCTGAGGGATGGTCAACTATCTGGCTTGATGACCTGGGTGTTTCCGGTCGTAAACCAGCGGATGGAACAGCCAAACGAGCCGCCGCTAAATGGAAAAGTGAAAGGGCCTGCCTGGCAGCTACCTTCAGGGATCTGGCCCCAGGATTTTATCCCTTTGAACCCTACTACCAAGTAGAGGAAGATATAAATGACATCAGGATATACGATATTGAGGCCAATCTTGACCCTCTGAATTATCTCTGGGTGGGAGGGGGCTACAAGAACCGGCTTCGGAGAAAGTCCAGACCCCTGGAAGAACGGATTCAAGCCTATATATATTCAACCTCCCTGGGCTTAGGCAATAAACAGGGATCACGGTTTGACCTTGGATTTGCCCAGGAAAAGGAACACGACTTAAAAGATATTCATTCCCTGGATCATATCAAGACCGACTATTTAGTCTCCTTCAATATTCTAACTGAATCCACTCCCTTGATGGGCGCGGCCCTTGATTTCTTTGGCCGGCATAAATTGACTGACTACAAGGATCAGGCCCATGCCAGCCACAATCGTTCTAATCAGAGCTACTTGCGGATGCAGATAGCACGCCGGGAGGGGATTAAGATTATTCCTTCCTATCGGTTGAAGCAGGTTAATGATAGGCTCACCCATCAAAAGGTGAGCCGCAGCGAATCTCTGGATATTGACTTGGACTTAACTCCTTCTGACAAATGGATCGGATTTGTCCGATATACTACGGCTGATCAGGATAGTTTTGGAATTGAGCGAAAGGACATTACTAAAAGCGGCCTCATCAATACTCGATTTACCCCCTTTGACTCACTCCGGATGGAGACCAACTACGAAACCAATTACTTTAAGGCCAGAGAAGGAAGTTCAGAGGACATTAGCCGGGATAGACGGGGGGATCTCAAATTCTATCTTACCCCCTTTTCCTTTATGAGCACCACCCTGGGAACATCGTGGGCTAAAAAAATAGGGGCAAGCGGCTCCAGCACCAAATCAGAAGGTTGCTCCGCAGACCTCAACTTTACCCTACTGAAGATTATCAAGCCGCTCAATGCCGTGGCCCTGGCCTCTAATCTTAAAACCCGGTATGACCGAAAAAAGAACTACCAGGCTGAAAGATCAAGTGTTACTGAGACATATACCGGCACCTGGCAGACAAATTACAAAAAGGGGATTTCGACTGAATTTAATTATACTAAGACGATTAGAGATGGATCTCCCCAAACTAAAACACCTTATCTTATGCTTTCCTTCTCTCCCCGGAAATATCTGACCGTAAGCACAGATATGCGGTTAGAGGTCAACGAGGTCACGAAGGCGGAAAACAGGACCTATTCTCTGGGCATTGATT
This portion of the bacterium genome encodes:
- a CDS encoding Uma2 family endonuclease encodes the protein MSTATAIDLKEDIWTYEDYLHLPNDGKTYQVIGGELFMAPAPLVYHQTLSRNLAFIIWNFVKKHDLGEVFFAPVDIIFSQINVTQPDIIYIAKERLGIKKEKGIFGAPDWIIEILSPSTSNLDLRMKKQLYQSFGVREYWIVDSSEKKLQVYFLKGGSYTVKEVYFQTDVVEVKTIKGLKINLAEVF
- a CDS encoding HEAT repeat domain-containing protein yields the protein MISRLFRMFQLMGCLGVVILLGAGCAKEEKRVKDLVKQLQGDYAGRSAAREELIKIGSPAVSALIKACASEDGNLRWEAVNTLGYIKDPQAIPAVLKVVLGDDDVHARWRAIWAIGAIDDGSVVPQLIKSLKSRDDKIVWNAAVALSAFDRPEGASILMGGLQAKDDWTRWEAVNALGRAYNEKTVAVLSAMMNKVDKNLRQEIVLSLGKIGDTQALSTLISAISDTEPDVRWRAAMALGQIGDASAVPALKARLKIEDNDLVKENITETLAKLEKPVS